The proteins below come from a single Bryobacter aggregatus MPL3 genomic window:
- a CDS encoding 3-hydroxyacyl-CoA dehydrogenase family protein, which translates to MKQIHRAVVAGAGTMGPGIAGSLALGGVRTTILSRQASSAAAGLELAQKQLLQLEQNGILSPEQSSKAIGLLEASHEFEAALPGADLVIESIPENMELKQEWIARVEALVAPDTWITSNTSGLSITVMSEKAAHPERIATTHFWNPAHLMPLVEVVRSPSTSSEVVEGLRELLARCGKVPVVVHKDRPGQLGNRMQMAMVREAVHIVAEGIASVEDVDLAASLGFGLRLPAYGIFEHQDLVGITSFQVCDYVTRDLCNEPGAPPLYQSMYQNNALGAEPGKGFHDWSKKDPDAVRGRRDRWVREFLKGPFGATIRPKS; encoded by the coding sequence ATGAAACAGATTCACCGGGCCGTCGTCGCAGGCGCTGGCACCATGGGCCCCGGCATTGCGGGAAGCCTGGCACTGGGAGGGGTAAGAACGACCATCCTTTCGCGTCAGGCATCGAGTGCCGCCGCCGGACTCGAACTCGCACAAAAGCAGTTGCTGCAGTTAGAACAGAATGGGATTCTCAGCCCCGAGCAGAGCAGCAAGGCAATCGGACTGCTGGAGGCCTCTCACGAATTTGAGGCCGCCCTGCCCGGCGCAGATCTGGTCATCGAATCGATTCCCGAGAACATGGAGTTGAAGCAGGAATGGATCGCGCGGGTGGAAGCCCTGGTTGCGCCCGATACCTGGATCACCTCGAACACGAGTGGCCTGAGCATCACCGTCATGAGCGAAAAGGCAGCGCATCCGGAACGCATTGCCACAACGCATTTCTGGAATCCCGCGCATCTGATGCCGCTGGTAGAAGTCGTCCGCTCGCCGTCAACCAGCAGCGAAGTCGTGGAAGGGCTGCGGGAATTACTCGCCCGCTGCGGCAAGGTTCCGGTGGTGGTCCACAAGGATCGCCCCGGCCAATTAGGAAACCGGATGCAGATGGCGATGGTACGCGAGGCGGTCCACATTGTCGCCGAAGGAATTGCGAGCGTAGAGGACGTCGATCTCGCGGCGAGCCTGGGCTTTGGCCTGCGGTTGCCCGCCTACGGGATCTTCGAGCATCAGGATCTGGTGGGCATCACTTCGTTCCAAGTCTGCGACTACGTCACCAGAGACCTGTGCAATGAGCCGGGCGCGCCGCCGCTCTACCAGAGCATGTATCAGAACAATGCGCTGGGAGCGGAGCCGGGCAAGGGCTTTCATGATTGGAGCAAGAAGGATCCTGACGCGGTTCGCGGGCGTCGCGACCGTTGGGTCCGCGAATTTCTCAAGGGCCCGTTTGGAGCCACGATCCGGCCCAAAAGCTAG
- a CDS encoding matrixin family metalloprotease has product MKRFALALAAVGVSFALVASAEELRLKTRTIRPQLAGSNSSSRAATSESRRITERRMHWLVQQNTPDLNREEWERRGAQILSSVPSNGYIIAAPDGMNWEGLDLAYYAPLDAFDKLSPSLNFSPLLAADTSLASSRQWVIIHFHSDVQGWEIDGILDAEGVLGTSNASLAANDRLANLTREQWEALSLWDEAEFIYPAPESMPGGNTLLHCAGVLSSGYEVAMLAATYGDGWDGPGRGQASITYSFGKLSSHADASQTKVEFRRALDEWSRVAAVRFTESSLRTAARNLDLSFVTGDHGDPYPFLNGTTVLAHSYYPAPPNPEPVAGDIHMNDAWTWSVGGQWDLYSVLLHELGHALGIGHTDDPNSVMYPYYQKASGLKAPDIDSILQIYASPASSAPTPLVLSILNPVEGTKLSATTVNVSGSASGSGAGLQVEYRNESNAATARCLVNSTGSTWSCAAVPLSGGANQISIQGSFAGNTVVLNRSLTRETEGDVNLSISSPTGSTPTTTAAQITVSGTAAHSTGISSVKWSSNRSKSGVAMGLETWSATVPLESGSNEISVVATARSGIATTKKITVERTVPATTPANPGSNPGEDKTPPQMTIQQPIGNYIITSATKLTFKGTATDNVGVQKVTWTNSAGDQSGAAISNVSNGATNWLFDVSIAIGFNTIQVRAWDAAGNSTLYSATVRRY; this is encoded by the coding sequence ATGAAGCGCTTTGCACTGGCCCTTGCGGCGGTAGGCGTTTCTTTTGCGCTCGTGGCCAGCGCGGAAGAACTTCGCTTGAAAACAAGAACGATTCGCCCACAATTGGCGGGGAGCAACTCGAGCTCCCGGGCCGCGACGAGCGAGTCCAGACGGATCACCGAGCGACGCATGCACTGGCTCGTCCAACAGAATACGCCGGATCTCAATCGCGAAGAGTGGGAGCGGCGAGGCGCTCAAATCCTAAGTAGTGTGCCGAGCAATGGCTACATCATTGCCGCACCCGATGGGATGAACTGGGAGGGTCTCGACTTGGCCTATTACGCCCCGCTCGATGCATTCGATAAGCTCAGTCCCAGCCTGAACTTCAGTCCGCTGCTTGCCGCCGATACCAGCCTGGCCAGCAGCCGCCAGTGGGTGATCATCCACTTTCATTCCGATGTCCAAGGCTGGGAGATCGATGGCATTCTCGATGCGGAAGGCGTCCTCGGAACCAGTAACGCCTCACTCGCGGCGAATGACCGTCTTGCCAATCTCACACGGGAACAGTGGGAGGCCCTGAGCCTTTGGGATGAAGCCGAATTTATCTATCCTGCTCCGGAATCAATGCCCGGCGGCAACACGTTGCTGCACTGCGCCGGAGTGTTGAGCAGTGGCTATGAGGTGGCCATGCTGGCCGCCACTTACGGCGATGGCTGGGATGGGCCGGGCCGGGGACAAGCGAGCATCACCTATTCCTTCGGCAAGCTGAGCAGCCATGCCGATGCCTCACAGACGAAGGTAGAGTTCCGCCGCGCGCTCGACGAATGGTCGCGCGTGGCGGCCGTCCGCTTCACCGAATCCAGCTTGCGCACGGCGGCGCGGAATCTCGATCTGTCCTTTGTCACCGGCGATCACGGCGATCCCTATCCATTTCTGAATGGCACGACGGTGCTGGCCCACAGTTACTACCCTGCCCCGCCGAACCCGGAGCCGGTGGCGGGCGACATCCACATGAACGATGCCTGGACCTGGAGCGTGGGCGGGCAATGGGATCTCTACAGCGTGCTGCTGCATGAACTCGGCCATGCGCTGGGCATCGGACACACGGACGACCCGAATTCGGTGATGTATCCCTACTACCAGAAGGCGAGCGGACTCAAGGCGCCGGATATCGATTCCATTCTGCAGATCTATGCGAGCCCGGCCAGTAGCGCACCGACGCCGTTAGTCCTGAGCATTTTGAATCCAGTGGAAGGCACCAAGCTCAGCGCAACCACGGTGAATGTGAGCGGCTCGGCCAGCGGCAGCGGCGCCGGACTGCAAGTGGAGTATCGCAATGAGAGCAATGCGGCAACAGCGCGTTGCCTGGTGAACAGCACGGGCAGCACCTGGAGCTGCGCCGCAGTTCCACTCAGTGGCGGGGCGAACCAGATCTCGATCCAAGGCAGCTTCGCAGGAAATACTGTCGTACTCAATCGAAGCCTTACCAGGGAGACAGAGGGCGATGTCAACTTGAGCATCAGTTCTCCAACAGGCAGCACGCCCACCACCACGGCCGCACAGATCACGGTGAGTGGAACGGCGGCGCACAGCACTGGAATCTCCAGCGTCAAGTGGAGTAGCAACCGGAGCAAAAGCGGAGTAGCGATGGGTCTCGAAACCTGGAGCGCCACCGTACCGCTCGAAAGTGGCAGCAACGAAATCAGCGTGGTCGCCACGGCCCGTAGTGGGATTGCCACCACCAAGAAAATCACCGTCGAGCGCACCGTGCCGGCGACAACACCAGCAAATCCTGGTTCCAATCCCGGAGAGGATAAGACCCCACCCCAAATGACCATCCAACAACCCATCGGAAACTACATCATCACAAGTGCCACCAAACTGACTTTCAAAGGAACAGCCACCGACAATGTGGGCGTACAAAAAGTAACCTGGACCAATTCGGCAGGAGACCAAAGCGGAGCAGCCATATCGAATGTGAGCAATGGCGCGACAAACTGGCTCTTTGATGTGAGCATCGCCATCGGCTTCAACACCATCCAGGTGCGCGCCTGGGACGCGGCAGGCAACTCAACTCTGTACTCCGCCACCGTGCGCCGCTACTAG
- a CDS encoding EF-hand domain-containing protein, which translates to MWCGLLPLLASAQEGRPPQSFIRNHYILSKLDANQDGVITLDELSQARKVLLRFDLDEDGILSAEELKAPIPLDLGVDELVQGLLAHDKNGDGILTKDELPERMQGLLVRGDLNHDGKLDKSELRKLAISIKFPDGRPAPANAPAGPMRVDPVVAALDTDKDGKLSAAELTAAPESLRVLDKNGDGQIVDSEVRPAPRTPPGTPAERAARMFNELDADKDGKLSKAELPPQMQDRFDLLDTNQDGFISKEELATMLASQPGPRH; encoded by the coding sequence ATGTGGTGTGGACTGCTTCCCCTCCTTGCATCGGCCCAGGAAGGCCGGCCGCCGCAGTCTTTCATTCGCAATCATTACATCCTCTCGAAGCTGGACGCGAACCAGGATGGCGTGATCACCCTGGACGAACTTTCCCAGGCCCGCAAGGTGCTGCTCCGTTTTGATCTGGACGAAGATGGCATTCTCTCTGCAGAAGAACTCAAAGCGCCGATCCCGCTGGATCTGGGCGTGGACGAACTGGTCCAAGGTCTGCTCGCTCATGATAAGAATGGCGATGGCATCCTGACCAAGGACGAACTTCCGGAGCGCATGCAAGGGTTGCTGGTGCGCGGCGATCTGAATCATGATGGCAAGCTCGACAAGAGTGAATTGCGCAAGCTCGCCATCTCGATCAAGTTTCCGGATGGCCGGCCCGCGCCGGCCAATGCGCCTGCCGGCCCGATGCGGGTGGATCCGGTGGTTGCGGCTCTTGATACCGACAAGGATGGCAAGCTTTCTGCCGCGGAACTGACGGCTGCTCCGGAATCGCTTCGTGTTCTCGACAAGAATGGTGATGGCCAGATCGTCGATTCTGAAGTGCGGCCTGCTCCGCGTACACCGCCTGGTACCCCGGCTGAACGAGCCGCTCGCATGTTCAATGAGCTTGATGCCGACAAGGATGGCAAGCTCTCCAAAGCCGAGTTGCCACCGCAAATGCAGGACCGCTTTGACCTGCTCGACACGAATCAAGATGGTTTTATTAGTAAAGAGGAACTAGCCACGATGCTTGCCTCGCAGCCCGGACCGCGCCACTAA
- a CDS encoding DUF2271 domain-containing protein, translated as MKRFFPLIAVTMALGVFGAFSRLPQSQVFVSRHENVLGTSLELKFRAANEKQADKAEAAALAEIDRLNLILSAWNSNSEFSRWARTQNVAVPVSPELFEVLGLFDAWKTRSQGALDASAEAFGRLWKKGKLPSQDAMAATLASVRQAHWKLDPIAHTATHLSTTPIALNSFAKSYVVQHAADAALAAGALGAVVNVGGDLVVRGQFEETISVADPRNDAENATPIATLQANGMAVATSGNYRRGVSIDGHHYSHIIDPRTGIPADHVLSSTVIARDAVEAGALATAFSVLSLQESAILARSFPGIQYMIVPASGAIVQSAGWTAVAAQAPTAASPYELTIQMELASIQAQRYRRPFVAIWVEDKDKYPVRTVALWFDKTRWIPELKSWYRGDRMRTLSEGTDITGSVSSATRPPGKYSIKWDGKDNAGKLVKPGKYTVFIEATREHGGYQILRQEIDIPGATAQFTLPGGAELGAVTLEYRKSGR; from the coding sequence ATGAAACGATTTTTCCCCCTGATTGCGGTGACGATGGCGCTGGGCGTATTCGGCGCATTCTCCCGGTTGCCGCAATCCCAAGTATTTGTCTCGCGGCATGAGAACGTACTCGGCACTTCGCTCGAATTGAAATTCCGCGCGGCGAATGAGAAGCAAGCAGACAAGGCCGAGGCGGCGGCTCTGGCAGAGATTGACCGTCTGAATCTGATTCTGAGCGCTTGGAATTCCAATAGCGAATTTAGCCGTTGGGCGCGCACACAGAATGTCGCGGTGCCGGTCTCGCCGGAACTCTTTGAAGTCCTCGGGCTTTTCGATGCCTGGAAGACTCGTTCTCAGGGTGCTCTCGATGCCTCAGCGGAAGCTTTCGGCCGTCTGTGGAAGAAAGGGAAGCTCCCTTCCCAAGATGCGATGGCTGCCACGCTCGCCAGCGTTCGTCAGGCGCACTGGAAGCTGGACCCCATCGCGCACACGGCGACCCATTTGAGTACGACTCCGATCGCGCTGAACTCCTTTGCCAAGAGCTATGTGGTCCAGCATGCGGCGGATGCCGCTCTCGCGGCAGGCGCCCTCGGTGCGGTTGTGAATGTGGGCGGCGACCTTGTGGTGCGCGGCCAGTTTGAAGAAACGATCAGCGTTGCCGATCCGCGCAACGATGCCGAGAACGCTACCCCCATCGCCACCTTGCAGGCGAACGGCATGGCGGTTGCGACCAGCGGCAACTACCGCCGTGGCGTCAGCATCGACGGCCATCATTATTCCCACATCATCGATCCGCGCACGGGCATTCCTGCCGATCACGTGCTCAGCTCCACGGTGATTGCACGCGACGCCGTGGAAGCAGGTGCGCTGGCCACGGCCTTCTCTGTCCTGTCCTTGCAGGAAAGTGCCATCCTGGCCCGCAGCTTCCCCGGGATCCAGTACATGATCGTGCCCGCCAGCGGCGCGATTGTGCAAAGCGCCGGATGGACTGCGGTCGCCGCCCAAGCTCCTACGGCCGCCTCGCCCTACGAACTCACGATCCAGATGGAACTGGCCTCGATCCAGGCGCAGCGCTACCGCCGTCCCTTTGTCGCGATCTGGGTGGAGGATAAGGATAAGTATCCGGTCCGCACCGTCGCGCTTTGGTTCGACAAGACACGCTGGATTCCGGAACTGAAGAGTTGGTATCGTGGCGATCGTATGCGCACGCTTTCGGAAGGAACGGACATCACCGGCTCGGTATCGAGCGCCACGCGACCGCCTGGCAAGTACAGCATCAAGTGGGATGGCAAGGACAATGCTGGCAAGCTCGTCAAGCCTGGGAAGTACACGGTTTTCATCGAAGCGACGCGTGAGCATGGCGGCTATCAGATCCTGCGGCAGGAGATTGACATCCCCGGGGCAACGGCGCAGTTTACGCTTCCCGGCGGCGCGGAATTGGGAGCGGTGACGCTTGAATATCGCAAGTCCGGCCGCTGA
- a CDS encoding PepSY-associated TM helix domain-containing protein, with protein MNIASPAAEPQVARARTPAWKRQTAILSRWLHIYLSMVSFGVLFFFAVTGLTLNHTDWFGQAEKTVQLKGQVSKAWLRQADPDAVSKLEIVEHLRNKHQIRGALSDFRVDAAQCAVSFKGPGYTADTFIDRETGAYDLTETRMGVVAILNDLHKGRDSGKVWSLLIDASAILMVLVSISGMLLILFLQKRLVSGMVTMVVGCVLCYAIYALWVP; from the coding sequence TTGAATATCGCAAGTCCGGCCGCTGAGCCGCAGGTCGCCAGGGCACGGACTCCTGCTTGGAAGCGCCAGACGGCGATCCTTTCCCGATGGCTGCATATCTATCTGTCGATGGTCAGTTTCGGAGTGCTGTTCTTCTTTGCAGTGACAGGACTGACGCTGAACCACACCGACTGGTTTGGGCAAGCGGAGAAGACCGTCCAGCTCAAGGGACAGGTTTCAAAAGCCTGGCTGCGGCAGGCAGATCCCGATGCGGTCTCCAAGCTTGAGATTGTCGAGCACTTGCGCAACAAGCACCAGATTCGCGGAGCGCTGAGCGACTTCCGGGTGGATGCGGCGCAGTGCGCGGTTTCCTTTAAGGGCCCCGGTTACACGGCCGATACCTTTATCGATCGGGAGACGGGTGCCTACGATCTGACAGAGACACGCATGGGTGTGGTTGCCATCCTGAACGATCTCCACAAGGGCCGTGACTCTGGCAAAGTGTGGTCGCTGCTGATTGATGCTTCGGCCATTCTGATGGTGTTGGTCTCGATCAGCGGGATGCTGCTCATTCTCTTTCTCCAAAAGCGCCTGGTCTCTGGCATGGTGACGATGGTGGTAGGGTGTGTGCTCTGCTATGCCATCTACGCATTGTGGGTGCCCTAG
- a CDS encoding 3-keto-disaccharide hydrolase: MNRLTRRIFLASSVLGAQTPYTPKQSDRPEILTDDESGFEPIFDGSSLSGWEGDPRYWRVEDASIVGEITPETIVKSNTFLIWRGGKPKDFELKVDYRITPAGNSGINYRSVTVSDPVRTEHKFAMRGYQCDIDGKNVYTGQNYEEKGRLFLALRGQMTHVVGGRKPIVFSTFGDAKEALSSDWNSVHLIIRGNTLTHMINGRLMSVVVDDDEANRTAAGEIGVQVHVGPPMKVEYRKFRLKSWR; this comes from the coding sequence ATGAACCGCCTCACCCGCCGCATTTTCCTTGCGAGCTCTGTTCTTGGTGCACAGACTCCCTATACCCCCAAGCAGAGCGATCGCCCGGAGATCCTCACAGACGATGAGTCCGGTTTTGAGCCGATCTTCGATGGAAGCTCTCTATCAGGATGGGAAGGCGATCCCAGGTATTGGCGTGTGGAGGATGCTTCGATTGTTGGCGAGATCACACCGGAGACGATCGTCAAGAGCAATACCTTTCTCATCTGGAGGGGCGGCAAGCCGAAAGACTTTGAGCTGAAGGTGGATTACCGGATCACCCCGGCGGGCAACAGTGGGATCAACTATCGCAGTGTGACTGTGTCCGATCCTGTGCGCACCGAGCATAAGTTTGCGATGCGTGGCTACCAGTGCGACATCGACGGCAAGAACGTCTACACGGGGCAGAACTACGAGGAGAAGGGAAGACTCTTTCTCGCGTTGCGCGGCCAGATGACGCATGTCGTGGGAGGCCGCAAGCCCATCGTTTTTTCAACATTCGGCGACGCCAAAGAGGCGTTGAGTAGCGATTGGAATTCCGTTCACCTGATCATTCGGGGCAACACACTGACGCATATGATCAACGGGCGTCTGATGAGTGTCGTCGTGGATGATGACGAAGCAAATCGCACTGCGGCTGGGGAAATCGGCGTACAGGTGCATGTCGGGCCGCCCATGAAGGTGGAATACCGGAAGTTTCGCCTGAAGTCCTGGCGGTAA
- a CDS encoding MlaE family ABC transporter permease has product MNPPQSLFRFSVEWFGNLARFAGRICWTLVTPPYEFREFLRQCDWVGARSLPLVALAGAAIGIVLSLQTHDSLVRFGAKSFLPAVVIFSIVKESGPIITGLVVSGRVGAGIGAELGAMKVTEQIDAMEVSAVDPDRYLAVTRILACTLMLPLLTVAADVSGILMGWIATTLAEPISFRLFMESGFKSVLYSDVLAPTFKTAVFGAIIGLVSCYEGMSASGGTEGVGRATTSSVVLSSLFVILADVILVRLLQVIYA; this is encoded by the coding sequence ATGAACCCTCCCCAATCGTTGTTCCGATTTTCGGTCGAATGGTTCGGAAATTTAGCCCGCTTTGCGGGTCGAATTTGCTGGACCCTCGTGACTCCGCCCTATGAATTCAGAGAGTTCCTGCGCCAATGCGATTGGGTGGGAGCGCGCTCTCTCCCGCTGGTGGCGCTTGCTGGTGCGGCCATTGGCATTGTCCTTTCGTTGCAGACGCACGACAGCCTCGTTCGTTTTGGCGCCAAGTCTTTTCTCCCTGCGGTGGTCATCTTCTCGATCGTCAAAGAGAGCGGCCCCATCATCACGGGTCTGGTGGTGAGCGGGCGGGTGGGCGCGGGCATCGGCGCGGAACTGGGTGCGATGAAGGTGACGGAACAAATCGATGCAATGGAAGTTTCGGCCGTGGACCCGGACCGCTATTTGGCGGTCACCCGCATTCTGGCTTGCACCCTGATGCTTCCGCTACTGACCGTGGCTGCGGATGTGAGCGGGATTCTGATGGGCTGGATTGCGACGACCCTCGCGGAACCGATCTCCTTCCGGCTCTTCATGGAGTCGGGCTTCAAGAGTGTTCTCTATAGCGATGTCCTGGCGCCAACCTTCAAGACTGCTGTCTTTGGCGCGATCATCGGTTTGGTGTCCTGCTATGAAGGGATGAGCGCCAGCGGAGGCACCGAGGGGGTGGGCCGCGCCACCACCAGTTCTGTGGTTCTCTCCTCCTTGTTTGTGATTCTTGCGGATGTGATTCTTGTCCGGCTGCTGCAGGTGATCTATGCCTGA
- a CDS encoding ABC transporter ATP-binding protein produces the protein MPEMPVVIKDLKKSFGEQVVLDGISFEVGESESIAVLGRSGTGKSVLLKLMVGLYQPDSGSIRIEGDEIPDLSISQLNEVRKKLGFLFQGAALYDSLTVGENVAFPIGRHTKKSPEEQQARARELLAAVGMEKDLDKLPAEISGGMQKRVGLARALALDPILLLCDEPTAGLDPITSEEIGRLILDLKHKRKMSTVIVTHDIHNAKIFADRLILLNEGKLVAQGTYSEIEAIDDPFVSRFFQEDLSQCSPKQ, from the coding sequence ATGCCTGAAATGCCTGTCGTCATCAAAGATCTGAAGAAGTCCTTCGGCGAACAAGTGGTGCTTGATGGCATCAGTTTTGAGGTGGGCGAAAGCGAGAGCATCGCGGTTCTCGGACGGAGTGGAACCGGGAAAAGCGTCTTGCTGAAGCTGATGGTTGGTTTGTACCAACCGGATTCCGGATCCATCAGGATTGAGGGCGACGAGATTCCTGATCTCTCGATCTCACAACTGAATGAGGTGCGGAAAAAACTCGGCTTTCTCTTCCAGGGCGCGGCGTTGTATGACTCGCTCACGGTGGGCGAGAACGTTGCGTTTCCAATTGGGCGTCACACCAAGAAATCGCCCGAGGAGCAGCAGGCGCGGGCTCGCGAGCTGCTGGCGGCGGTGGGGATGGAAAAGGACCTCGACAAGCTGCCCGCTGAGATTTCTGGCGGCATGCAGAAGCGGGTGGGCCTGGCCCGGGCGCTTGCTCTCGACCCGATTCTGTTGCTCTGCGACGAACCCACTGCAGGGCTCGATCCGATCACGTCCGAGGAAATCGGCCGTCTGATTCTCGACCTCAAACACAAACGCAAAATGAGTACGGTCATCGTCACTCATGACATTCACAACGCGAAGATCTTTGCAGACCGTCTGATTCTGCTGAACGAGGGAAAACTGGTGGCGCAAGGAACTTACTCGGAGATTGAGGCCATCGACGACCCCTTTGTGTCTCGCTTCTTTCAGGAGGACCTCTCGCAATGCAGCCCCAAGCAATAA
- a CDS encoding MlaD family protein → MQPQAISSFRLGLFVIATLAILVAGVFWIGAKQFLLQPTYTLNTEFTNVAGLFGGSPVRVGGLVRGSVKQIQLPNRPDGKVKVIMTLVTSTKAVIRKDSTALINSEGLIGDLFVEITFGSPDAPEVEDGAFIASVPPLQISDLVKKANNLLDTANGAMTNIEQTAAALSSIGNKIDRGAGTAGALVNDKSLYSNLNSGVAAMHEDMEALKKNFLLRGFFKNRGYEDTTELKKNLVSEIPTAAPTKTFTYDGEKLFDKPTTAKLKRGKLMNEAGQYLERTPYGLVIVASFSDMRGDSEKEATLSEARSMVARDYLVQNFKLDDTKIKTIGMGKSPRIDKGSEIQVIIYPPSVAVPTAKTTKGKK, encoded by the coding sequence ATGCAGCCCCAAGCAATAAGCTCATTCCGGTTGGGCCTCTTCGTCATCGCGACTCTGGCGATTCTTGTCGCGGGCGTTTTCTGGATTGGCGCCAAACAGTTTCTACTCCAACCCACTTACACGTTGAATACCGAATTCACGAATGTCGCCGGGCTCTTTGGCGGCTCTCCGGTGCGGGTGGGCGGGCTGGTGCGCGGCTCGGTGAAGCAGATCCAGTTGCCGAACCGGCCGGACGGCAAGGTGAAAGTGATCATGACTTTGGTGACCTCGACGAAGGCCGTTATTCGCAAGGATTCCACGGCGCTGATCAACTCCGAAGGCCTCATCGGCGATCTCTTCGTGGAGATCACCTTTGGTTCTCCCGATGCTCCGGAGGTGGAAGACGGCGCGTTCATCGCCTCTGTGCCGCCACTGCAGATTTCCGATCTGGTAAAAAAGGCGAACAACTTGCTGGATACGGCGAATGGCGCAATGACGAACATTGAACAAACGGCCGCGGCGTTGAGTTCGATCGGGAACAAAATTGACCGGGGTGCCGGCACGGCGGGTGCGCTGGTGAATGACAAGAGTTTGTATTCAAACCTGAATTCCGGTGTGGCTGCGATGCATGAAGACATGGAGGCGTTGAAGAAGAATTTTCTGTTGCGGGGTTTCTTCAAGAATCGTGGTTACGAAGATACAACGGAGTTGAAGAAGAACCTCGTGTCAGAGATCCCGACGGCTGCACCTACCAAGACCTTCACCTATGATGGCGAAAAACTCTTTGATAAACCGACAACCGCGAAGTTGAAGCGCGGCAAGTTGATGAACGAGGCGGGCCAGTATCTGGAACGAACTCCATACGGACTGGTGATTGTGGCGAGCTTCTCGGACATGCGTGGCGACTCGGAGAAGGAGGCGACGCTCAGCGAAGCGCGCTCCATGGTTGCTCGCGATTATCTGGTGCAGAATTTCAAGCTCGACGACACAAAGATCAAAACAATCGGGATGGGGAAGTCTCCCCGGATCGACAAGGGGAGTGAAATCCAGGTGATCATCTACCCGCCGTCGGTCGCGGTGCCCACTGCAAAGACAACGAAGGGGAAGAAATGA
- a CDS encoding class II fumarate hydratase, whose translation MNKRIERDSMGEMPVPEAALYGAQTARAIENFPISQQRFPRSFLRALGRIKVAAARVNHRLAGLSEAKAAGIEARALEVAEGQHDDQFVLDIFQTGSGTSTNMNANEVIAHLANVHPNDDVNRSQSSNDVIPAALHLAALDAITERLLPAMQTLALSLDDKAAEFHEVLKIGRTHLQDAVPMRLGQEFSGYARQVELSGERIVAAMKGLYELPIGGTAIGTGLNTPAGFAEEMIKELSAITGQALLLAKNPFEAQAARDAVVFVSGALRNYAVSLTKIANDLRWLGSGPRCGLGEIVIPAVQPGSSIMPGKVNPVIAESVLMVCAQVVGHDAAIAWCGASGNFEINVTMPLLAANLLDSIELLAAASTNFESRMVRGIEANKTRATDLVEQSLAMVTALVPAIGYDRAAAIAKHAASTGETVRAVAMREAGLDAETLRRLLDPTTQTDPHSKGTTP comes from the coding sequence ATGAACAAGCGAATCGAGCGGGACAGCATGGGTGAGATGCCGGTGCCGGAAGCGGCGCTCTATGGGGCGCAGACGGCGCGGGCGATCGAGAACTTTCCGATTAGTCAGCAGCGTTTTCCGCGTAGCTTTCTGCGTGCGTTGGGACGGATTAAAGTGGCGGCGGCGCGGGTGAACCATCGCCTCGCTGGTCTCTCTGAAGCGAAGGCGGCCGGGATCGAAGCGCGGGCCTTGGAGGTTGCAGAAGGGCAACACGATGATCAGTTCGTGCTCGACATCTTCCAGACCGGCAGCGGCACCTCTACCAACATGAATGCGAATGAGGTGATCGCGCATCTGGCCAACGTACATCCGAACGACGATGTGAACCGCAGCCAGTCGAGCAATGATGTCATTCCGGCTGCTCTGCATCTTGCCGCGCTGGACGCCATCACCGAACGTTTGCTCCCCGCCATGCAAACACTGGCGCTGAGTCTTGATGACAAAGCGGCAGAGTTCCATGAAGTTCTGAAGATTGGCCGCACGCACTTGCAGGACGCCGTGCCCATGCGGCTGGGGCAGGAATTCTCCGGCTATGCGCGCCAGGTGGAGCTGTCCGGAGAACGGATTGTTGCCGCGATGAAAGGGCTGTATGAGTTGCCAATTGGGGGCACTGCGATTGGCACGGGCCTGAATACTCCGGCTGGGTTTGCGGAGGAGATGATCAAGGAACTCTCGGCGATCACCGGGCAAGCTCTCCTTCTTGCAAAGAATCCTTTCGAGGCCCAAGCGGCGCGCGATGCGGTGGTCTTTGTCTCCGGGGCCTTGCGGAACTATGCGGTATCGCTGACGAAGATCGCGAATGATCTGCGCTGGCTTGGCTCTGGTCCTCGTTGTGGCTTGGGAGAAATTGTGATTCCCGCCGTGCAGCCGGGCTCGAGCATCATGCCCGGCAAGGTGAATCCGGTGATTGCGGAAAGCGTATTGATGGTCTGCGCGCAAGTGGTGGGCCACGATGCAGCCATTGCCTGGTGTGGTGCTTCTGGAAACTTTGAGATCAACGTGACCATGCCTCTCCTTGCGGCGAATCTCCTCGACTCGATTGAGTTGCTTGCCGCTGCTTCGACCAACTTCGAATCCCGCATGGTGCGCGGCATCGAAGCCAACAAGACACGCGCGACAGACCTGGTGGAGCAGTCGCTCGCGATGGTGACCGCGCTGGTTCCGGCGATCGGCTATGACCGGGCGGCTGCAATCGCGAAGCACGCCGCGAGCACAGGCGAAACCGTGCGCGCTGTCGCGATGCGGGAAGCGGGGCTGGATGCGGAAACGCTACGCCGCCTTCTCGACCCCACGACCCAAACAGATCCCCATTCGAAAGGAACCACTCCATGA